The Paenalcaligenes faecalis genome has a window encoding:
- the greA gene encoding transcription elongation factor GreA: MSAIPLTAQGAERLKAELHRLKTVERPDVINAIAEARAQGDLSENAEYDAARERQAFVEGRIRELEGTVSNAQIIDPASLNVGDKVVFGATVTIEDLDSGNQVTYQIVGDVEADIRENRISVSSPVARALIGKSEGDVVEVQAPAGVREYELLTIEYR, encoded by the coding sequence ATGTCTGCGATTCCGTTGACAGCGCAGGGCGCTGAACGTCTTAAAGCTGAATTACACCGTTTGAAAACGGTAGAGCGTCCCGATGTGATTAATGCCATCGCTGAGGCTCGCGCTCAGGGCGACCTTTCTGAAAATGCTGAGTATGATGCAGCCCGCGAACGCCAAGCCTTTGTAGAGGGCCGTATTCGTGAGCTCGAAGGAACCGTATCAAACGCTCAAATCATTGACCCCGCTAGCTTAAATGTGGGCGATAAAGTCGTTTTTGGTGCAACAGTAACTATCGAAGACCTGGATTCAGGTAATCAAGTCACGTATCAAATTGTGGGTGATGTAGAGGCCGACATCCGCGAGAACCGTATTTCTGTTTCTAGCCCTGTGGCTCGTGCCTTAATCGGAAAAAGCGAAGGGGATGTGGTCGAGGTCCAAGCCCCCGCAGGTGTTCGTGAATACGAGCTGCTCACGATTGAGTACCGTTAA
- a CDS encoding solute carrier family 23 protein: MSETYFPRWRKVSSVAPDAVVQPHEYLPAPQSVAMAAQHVVAMFGSTILAPLLMGFDPNLAILMSGIGTLIFFFFVGGRVPSYLGSSFAFIGGVIAVTGYAGSGGNPNIGVALGAIIICGLVYTLIGLLVWIADARAGSAAKLINKMMPPVVTGAIVAVIGLNLAPIAAKGAMGSGTFDSLMALMTVLCVGAVAVYSRGVVQRLLILVGLIVACVIYALFTNGLGYGVPIDTSGVAQAAWFGMPSFSKPVFEIQAMTVIVPVAIILVAENLGHVKAVSAMTGQNLDKYLGRAFVGDGVATMLSGSMGGTGVTTYAENIGVMAATRIYSSIVFAVAALIAIFLGFSPKFGAVIQMIPGPVLGGMSIVVFGLISIAGARIWVVNQVDFSKSQNLLVAAVTLILGAGNFSLEIGFIKLDGIGTATFGAILMHALLSLRKSSHD, from the coding sequence ATGTCTGAAACCTACTTTCCCCGTTGGCGCAAAGTCTCTTCCGTTGCGCCTGATGCTGTGGTGCAACCGCACGAATATCTTCCTGCACCCCAAAGCGTAGCGATGGCTGCGCAGCACGTTGTAGCTATGTTTGGCTCAACGATTCTTGCTCCCTTACTCATGGGTTTTGATCCTAACTTAGCCATTTTGATGTCTGGTATTGGAACCCTAATTTTCTTCTTTTTTGTTGGTGGCCGTGTTCCTAGCTATTTAGGCTCCAGTTTTGCTTTTATTGGTGGTGTGATTGCCGTAACCGGTTATGCAGGCAGTGGTGGCAATCCAAATATCGGTGTAGCACTTGGCGCGATTATTATTTGTGGTTTGGTCTATACCTTGATTGGGTTGCTGGTATGGATCGCTGATGCTCGTGCAGGCAGTGCAGCCAAACTGATCAATAAAATGATGCCCCCAGTGGTGACAGGTGCCATTGTGGCTGTGATTGGCTTAAATTTGGCACCTATAGCAGCCAAAGGCGCAATGGGGTCGGGCACGTTTGATTCTTTGATGGCGTTAATGACTGTGTTGTGTGTGGGGGCGGTGGCAGTATATAGCCGCGGTGTAGTTCAGCGTTTATTGATTTTAGTTGGTTTGATTGTTGCTTGCGTTATCTATGCGTTATTTACTAATGGCTTAGGCTATGGTGTACCTATAGACACCAGTGGTGTGGCACAGGCTGCCTGGTTTGGGATGCCCAGTTTTTCTAAGCCTGTCTTTGAAATTCAAGCCATGACCGTCATTGTGCCTGTGGCTATTATTTTAGTTGCCGAAAACTTGGGCCACGTTAAAGCCGTTTCAGCAATGACAGGGCAGAATCTAGATAAATACCTAGGCCGAGCGTTTGTGGGTGATGGCGTTGCTACCATGTTATCAGGTTCAATGGGCGGTACAGGCGTGACCACCTATGCCGAGAACATTGGTGTAATGGCTGCTACGCGTATTTATTCTTCCATTGTGTTTGCTGTTGCTGCATTGATTGCCATATTTTTAGGGTTTTCACCTAAGTTTGGGGCCGTGATTCAAATGATTCCAGGGCCTGTTTTAGGTGGTATGTCGATTGTGGTTTTTGGTTTAATCAGTATTGCGGGGGCTCGCATCTGGGTGGTGAACCAAGTCGATTTCAGCAAAAGTCAAAACTTGCTGGTTGCGGCCGTGACCTTAATTTTGGGCGCAGGTAATTTTAGTTTAGAGATCGGCTTTATTAAGCTAGATGGTATTGGTACGGCGACTTTTGGTGCTATTTTAATGCATGCGTTGTTATCATTACGCAAGAGCTCGCACGACTAA
- a CDS encoding histidine phosphatase family protein, with the protein MYTTQIWLIRHGETDWNAAQRLQGWRDIPLNDTGKNQAKSVQRFLDQQRIAFDGVLSSDLQRAIQTAQIAFAQHQYPIEQIPALRERNYGIYEGHPWQSLTQLPNEPAPKINLRDPNLDVPEGESLLTFHQRIIEAFNQIALQRPNQKLAVIAHGGVIEMVWRYIQQADLSTPRPYKIVNASVNHFAINQEQQWQEIAWAQVAHLDHLKD; encoded by the coding sequence ATGTACACAACACAAATTTGGCTTATTCGACACGGCGAAACAGACTGGAACGCAGCACAGCGTTTACAAGGTTGGCGTGATATTCCTCTTAATGACACGGGCAAAAATCAGGCTAAATCTGTACAGCGTTTTTTAGATCAACAACGTATTGCCTTTGATGGGGTTTTAAGTAGTGATTTACAACGTGCAATACAAACAGCACAAATCGCCTTTGCTCAGCACCAGTACCCCATAGAACAAATCCCTGCATTACGCGAACGAAACTATGGCATTTACGAGGGGCATCCTTGGCAAAGTCTAACCCAACTGCCTAATGAGCCAGCCCCAAAAATTAATTTACGTGACCCCAATTTAGATGTCCCTGAGGGCGAGTCCTTGCTGACCTTCCATCAACGTATCATCGAAGCATTTAATCAGATTGCTCTACAGCGACCTAACCAAAAGCTCGCCGTGATTGCACACGGTGGCGTGATTGAAATGGTCTGGCGTTACATACAACAGGCCGATCTAAGCACCCCTAGACCTTATAAAATAGTAAATGCAAGTGTGAATCATTTCGCCATCAACCAAGAGCAACAATGGCAAGAAATTGCGTGGGCACAGGTAGCACACTTAGACCACCTAAAAGATTAG
- a CDS encoding PcfJ domain-containing protein, producing the protein MSIYTLELSPTVGYPLELRVHGLQSSTPLYWESWSAGECVAQGGFLKSPRLPVRSLLTEADWLQLDTQIKAIIYIAPWLQCQLLQVILLSNMTRELALSSPLLFLLLVDYACKEKLTPADVIRLAQLKRSVLLQHIMGGGHAGVLNVLARTQVKRVLRSELDRMVAILKDEARLRLLRHVPQPCLATYVLLEQPLPVMWVGLLTMLPPHSGAAQAMDLVRLLVDTHRLGASPQRLRALTQYQQLEELHNELIIRFHQENSHQRANRYQAQYGDYPKAPIEGNSIIVPIQSWYDLLEEGRQMRHCVGSYHQSVSEGQVFIYQVHLTPRLTLAIKRTDRGWALQEIRAYANQRADDQAVLYVHQWLRAAQVQIS; encoded by the coding sequence ATGAGTATCTATACGTTAGAGTTAAGTCCTACGGTTGGCTATCCTTTGGAATTACGAGTACACGGTTTACAGTCATCAACACCGTTGTATTGGGAGTCGTGGAGCGCTGGAGAATGTGTGGCTCAGGGTGGCTTTTTAAAAAGTCCCCGCTTGCCTGTACGCTCTTTATTAACCGAGGCGGATTGGTTGCAGTTAGATACGCAGATCAAGGCAATTATTTATATTGCTCCTTGGCTTCAGTGTCAACTATTGCAGGTCATATTACTCTCCAACATGACACGCGAGTTAGCCTTATCTAGTCCTCTGTTGTTTCTATTGTTGGTGGATTATGCGTGTAAAGAAAAATTGACACCGGCTGATGTCATTCGGCTAGCTCAATTAAAGCGTTCTGTGCTGTTACAACATATTATGGGAGGCGGCCACGCTGGCGTCCTGAATGTGTTGGCACGCACGCAGGTAAAAAGGGTACTGAGATCAGAGCTAGATCGTATGGTTGCTATTTTAAAAGATGAGGCAAGGCTGAGGCTGTTGCGTCACGTGCCTCAGCCTTGTTTAGCGACTTATGTGCTATTAGAACAACCCTTGCCTGTTATGTGGGTGGGATTGCTCACCATGTTGCCACCGCACAGCGGAGCGGCTCAGGCGATGGACTTAGTGCGTTTGTTAGTGGATACCCACCGATTAGGTGCAAGTCCGCAACGATTACGTGCGCTAACGCAGTATCAGCAATTAGAGGAATTACATAATGAGCTAATCATTCGGTTCCACCAAGAAAATAGTCATCAGCGTGCAAATCGCTATCAGGCTCAGTACGGTGATTATCCGAAAGCACCTATAGAGGGTAATAGCATTATTGTACCTATACAAAGCTGGTATGACCTGCTCGAAGAGGGGCGTCAAATGCGGCACTGTGTAGGCAGTTACCATCAGAGCGTGTCTGAGGGGCAAGTTTTTATTTATCAGGTGCATCTCACCCCCCGTTTAACGCTAGCGATTAAACGTACGGATAGAGGGTGGGCTTTACAGGAAATACGTGCTTACGCAAATCAGCGCGCTGATGATCAGGCGGTGCTCTATGTGCATCAGTGGCTGCGTGCCGCTCAGGTTCAGATTAGCTAG
- the carB gene encoding carbamoyl-phosphate synthase large subunit — MPKRTDIKSILIIGAGPIIIGQACEFDYSGAQACKALKAEGFRTILVNSNPATIMTDPDTADVTYIEPITWQAVEKIIERERPDALLPTMGGQTALNCALELAAQGVLEKYGVEMIGANAEAIDKAEDRLKFKDAMTKIGLESAKSGVAHSMDEAWAVQRQIAEEIDSSGFPVVIRPSFTLGGTGGGIAYNMEEFEEICRRGLEASPTKELLIEESLLGWKEYEMEVVRDSADNCIIVCSIENLDPMGVHTGDSITVAPAQTLTDREYQIMRNASIAVLREIGVDTGGSNVQFALNPENGRMIVIEMNPRVSRSSALASKATGFPIAKIAARLAVGYTLDELQNEITGGATPAAFEPSIDYVVTKIPRFAFEKFPQANSRLTTQMKSVGEVMAMGRTFQESFQKALRGLEVGVDGLNQMTTDREKLQVELGEPGPERIWYVGDAFAQGMSLDEVHNITKIDPWFLAQIKEIVDIELALEQKTLADLDRDTLFGLKRRGFSDRRLAFLLDTVESEVRKLRHQLDVRPVYKRVDTCAAEFSTDTAYMYSTYEEECESQPTDRKKIIVLGGGPNRIGQGIEFDYCCVHAAMALRDDGFETIMVNCNPETVSTDYDTSDRLYFEPLTLEDVLEIVHVEKPVGMIVQYGGQTPLKLARALEANGVPIIGTSPESIDIAEDRERFQKLLHKLGLRQPPNRTARTEGEAIALAAEIGYPLVVRPSYVLGGRAMEIVHEQADLERYMREAVKVSNDSPVLLDHFLNDATEVDVDCISDGTDVFVGGVMEHIEQAGVHSGDSACSLPPYSLSNEVVEEIRRQTALMAKALNVKGLMNVQFAIQDNEVYVLEVNPRASRTVPFVSKATGLQMAKLAARVMAGKKVPELDMSAKAKPGFYAVKEAVFPFVKFPGVDTILGPEMKSTGEVMGVGRSFGEAFVKSQMAASVNLPKSGTAFISVRESDKPEAVEVARGLIDLGFKVVATRGTASAIEKAGLPVKVVNKVTEGRPHIVDMIKNGEIALVINTVEERRNAIVDSRTIRTHALAANLAYYTTIAGALAAVEGLQYLRDGEGLLVYSLQDMHGG, encoded by the coding sequence ATGCCTAAGCGTACAGATATAAAAAGTATTCTTATTATCGGGGCTGGTCCAATTATTATTGGTCAGGCTTGTGAATTTGACTATTCCGGTGCCCAAGCATGTAAGGCTTTAAAAGCCGAAGGCTTCCGCACTATTTTGGTCAATAGCAACCCCGCCACCATCATGACAGACCCAGATACGGCCGATGTGACTTACATCGAACCGATCACTTGGCAAGCCGTAGAGAAAATCATCGAGCGCGAGCGTCCAGATGCTTTACTGCCAACAATGGGCGGTCAAACTGCATTGAACTGTGCCCTCGAATTGGCGGCTCAGGGTGTGTTGGAAAAATACGGCGTAGAGATGATCGGTGCCAATGCCGAGGCCATCGATAAAGCCGAAGACCGTCTTAAATTTAAAGACGCGATGACCAAAATTGGTCTAGAGTCCGCTAAGTCTGGTGTGGCGCACTCAATGGACGAGGCATGGGCGGTACAACGCCAGATCGCCGAGGAAATTGATTCGTCCGGTTTCCCTGTTGTTATTCGTCCTAGCTTTACCCTTGGTGGTACAGGCGGCGGTATTGCTTACAACATGGAAGAGTTCGAGGAAATTTGTCGTCGCGGCCTAGAAGCCTCTCCGACCAAAGAACTGCTCATCGAGGAATCGCTACTGGGTTGGAAAGAATACGAAATGGAAGTCGTCCGCGACAGCGCTGACAACTGCATTATTGTATGTTCCATCGAAAACTTAGATCCAATGGGTGTACATACGGGTGACTCCATTACGGTAGCTCCGGCCCAAACGCTAACCGATCGCGAATACCAAATCATGCGTAATGCATCGATTGCTGTATTGCGTGAAATCGGTGTGGACACAGGTGGTTCTAACGTACAGTTCGCACTCAATCCTGAAAATGGTCGTATGATCGTGATCGAGATGAACCCACGTGTGTCTCGTTCTTCTGCTTTAGCCTCCAAGGCAACGGGCTTCCCTATTGCTAAAATCGCAGCACGTTTGGCGGTAGGTTACACCTTAGATGAGCTTCAAAACGAAATTACCGGTGGTGCTACACCGGCTGCGTTTGAGCCTTCTATTGATTACGTGGTCACTAAAATCCCACGTTTTGCTTTCGAGAAATTCCCTCAGGCCAATTCGCGTTTAACCACTCAGATGAAATCGGTGGGCGAGGTCATGGCAATGGGTCGTACCTTCCAAGAATCTTTCCAAAAGGCCCTACGTGGTCTAGAGGTAGGCGTGGATGGGTTGAACCAAATGACGACCGACCGTGAAAAACTACAGGTCGAACTAGGCGAACCAGGTCCAGAGCGTATTTGGTATGTGGGTGATGCGTTTGCCCAAGGCATGTCATTGGACGAAGTCCATAACATCACCAAAATTGATCCGTGGTTTTTAGCTCAAATCAAAGAGATCGTTGATATTGAGCTAGCTCTAGAGCAAAAAACATTGGCTGATTTAGACCGTGATACGTTGTTCGGTTTAAAACGTCGTGGTTTCTCTGATCGCCGTCTTGCTTTCTTGTTAGACACAGTCGAATCCGAGGTACGTAAACTACGTCATCAGTTGGATGTACGACCTGTGTACAAACGCGTTGATACGTGTGCTGCAGAGTTTTCTACCGATACGGCATATATGTACTCAACCTACGAGGAAGAGTGCGAATCCCAACCGACGGATCGTAAAAAAATCATCGTGTTAGGTGGTGGGCCAAACCGTATTGGTCAGGGGATTGAGTTTGACTATTGTTGTGTACATGCTGCGATGGCATTGCGTGACGATGGTTTTGAAACCATCATGGTTAACTGTAATCCTGAAACGGTTTCTACCGACTATGACACTTCGGATCGTTTGTACTTTGAGCCATTAACTCTCGAAGACGTATTGGAAATTGTTCACGTAGAAAAACCAGTGGGCATGATCGTACAGTACGGTGGTCAAACACCGCTGAAACTGGCCAGAGCCCTAGAGGCAAATGGTGTGCCGATTATTGGTACTAGCCCAGAGTCTATTGATATTGCCGAAGACCGCGAGCGTTTCCAAAAGCTATTGCATAAATTGGGTCTACGTCAACCGCCAAACCGTACTGCACGTACCGAAGGCGAGGCCATTGCTTTGGCTGCAGAGATTGGCTACCCATTGGTCGTCCGTCCTAGCTATGTGTTGGGTGGTCGTGCAATGGAAATCGTGCACGAGCAAGCTGACCTAGAGCGTTACATGCGCGAAGCCGTGAAAGTCAGTAATGACTCTCCTGTGTTGCTCGATCATTTCTTAAATGATGCCACCGAAGTGGATGTGGATTGTATTTCTGATGGCACTGACGTATTCGTTGGTGGCGTGATGGAACACATCGAGCAGGCAGGTGTTCACTCGGGTGACTCAGCGTGTAGCTTACCTCCTTACTCTTTGTCTAACGAGGTAGTAGAGGAAATTCGTCGTCAAACGGCCTTGATGGCTAAGGCGCTTAACGTAAAAGGCTTGATGAACGTTCAGTTCGCGATTCAGGATAACGAGGTGTATGTGCTTGAGGTCAACCCACGCGCATCACGCACCGTTCCTTTTGTGTCCAAAGCCACAGGTTTACAGATGGCTAAATTGGCTGCTCGTGTGATGGCAGGTAAAAAAGTGCCTGAACTCGATATGTCAGCTAAAGCCAAACCTGGTTTTTACGCAGTCAAAGAGGCGGTATTCCCCTTCGTTAAATTCCCTGGCGTAGATACGATTCTTGGCCCAGAGATGAAGTCCACCGGTGAGGTCATGGGTGTGGGTCGTAGCTTTGGTGAAGCCTTTGTTAAATCACAAATGGCAGCCAGCGTTAACTTACCTAAATCCGGTACAGCCTTTATCAGCGTACGTGAAAGCGATAAGCCAGAGGCCGTAGAGGTTGCTCGTGGCTTAATTGACTTGGGTTTCAAGGTAGTTGCCACGCGTGGTACAGCTTCAGCCATTGAAAAGGCCGGTTTGCCTGTTAAAGTTGTTAACAAAGTCACCGAAGGTCGCCCGCATATTGTGGATATGATCAAAAACGGTGAAATCGCTTTGGTTATTAATACTGTCGAAGAACGTCGTAATGCAATTGTGGATTCTCGTACTATCCGCACCCATGCATTGGCCGCTAATTTGGCGTATTACACAACGATTGCAGGTGCTCTCGCTGCCGTAGAGGGCCTACAGTATTTACGTGATGGCGAAGGCCTGCTTGTGTATTCTCTACAGGATATGCACGGCGGTTAA
- the carA gene encoding glutamine-hydrolyzing carbamoyl-phosphate synthase small subunit translates to MLPSLFPDESNASSSAILALADGTVFKGYSIGAEGYAVAEVVFNTAMTGYQEILTDPSYKGQIVTLTYPHIGNTGVNPEDAESASVQAAGLVVRDCALRVSNFRSTQSLPDYLKEQGVVAIAGVDTRKLTRILRETGAQSACILVGNDVDRAIELARSFAGLSGLDLAKDVTTDTNTTWNQGSWQLGVGFSQTEPAADAQHVVAYDFGVKANILRLLADRGCRITVVPAQTSAEDVLALNPDGVFLSNGPGDPAACDYAIAATKTLLDKQIPIFGICLGHQLLGLAAGATSVKMKTGHHGANHPVKQLDDGRVFITSQNHGFAIDADSLPANVRVTHISLFDNTLQGLAFTDRPAFGFQGHPEATPGPRDMTSLFDQFISLMANKQA, encoded by the coding sequence GTGCTGCCGTCTCTTTTTCCTGACGAGTCCAATGCTAGCTCAAGTGCGATCCTAGCCCTTGCCGATGGGACTGTATTTAAAGGCTATTCCATTGGTGCTGAGGGCTATGCGGTAGCTGAGGTCGTGTTTAATACAGCCATGACCGGCTACCAAGAGATCTTGACTGATCCTAGCTATAAAGGTCAAATCGTTACACTAACCTATCCGCACATTGGTAACACTGGGGTAAATCCCGAAGATGCCGAATCTGCTTCTGTGCAGGCGGCGGGTTTAGTCGTACGTGATTGCGCTTTACGCGTATCTAATTTCCGCTCTACACAATCCTTGCCTGATTACCTAAAAGAGCAAGGCGTAGTAGCTATCGCTGGCGTGGATACACGCAAGCTCACGCGAATTCTGCGTGAAACAGGCGCCCAGAGTGCTTGTATTTTAGTTGGTAATGATGTTGATCGGGCCATAGAATTGGCCCGTTCTTTTGCCGGTCTATCGGGTTTAGACTTGGCCAAAGACGTGACTACCGACACCAACACAACATGGAACCAAGGCTCCTGGCAGTTAGGTGTAGGCTTTAGCCAAACCGAACCTGCTGCGGATGCTCAGCATGTTGTGGCTTATGATTTTGGTGTTAAAGCCAATATCTTACGTTTGTTGGCTGACCGCGGTTGCCGTATTACTGTGGTGCCGGCTCAAACCTCCGCCGAGGACGTATTGGCCTTAAATCCGGATGGTGTGTTTTTATCCAACGGCCCAGGGGATCCTGCCGCGTGTGATTACGCCATTGCTGCGACTAAAACCTTGCTAGACAAACAAATCCCTATTTTTGGTATTTGTTTAGGTCACCAGCTATTAGGTCTAGCCGCAGGTGCAACTAGCGTCAAAATGAAAACAGGTCATCATGGTGCAAACCACCCTGTAAAACAGTTAGACGATGGTCGTGTATTTATTACTAGCCAAAATCATGGTTTTGCTATTGATGCGGATTCGTTGCCTGCGAATGTTCGTGTAACCCATATTTCTTTGTTTGATAACACCTTACAAGGATTGGCGTTTACAGATCGTCCTGCGTTTGGTTTCCAGGGTCACCCTGAAGCCACTCCAGGTCCACGTGACATGACCTCTCTTTTCGACCAATTCATTAGCCTGATGGCTAACAAACAGGCTTAA
- the tal gene encoding transaldolase, which translates to MTSLLESLRQHTTVVADTGDFEAMRAFKPTDATTNPSLILNAVQQPAYQHLLVETIKQNPKANAAELNDALLVAFGKAILDIVPGRVSTEIDARLSFDTQASIERARQIIQLYEQAGIDRQRVLIKLASTWEGIQAAKQLQSEGIQCNLTLLFCLAQAVACAQSKVTLISPFVGRIYDWYKKEAGAAWDEAANAGVNDPGVQSVRQIYNYFKTYDLKTEIMGASFRNAGQILALAGCDLLTISPALLNELSTQSGTVTAHLDAQTAKSQAPEWQASNEVAFRTDLNANAMATEKLAEGIRLFIRDAVALDKVIAQAKEQA; encoded by the coding sequence ATGACATCTTTGCTCGAATCCTTACGTCAACACACAACCGTAGTCGCTGACACCGGTGATTTTGAGGCCATGCGTGCCTTTAAACCTACCGATGCCACCACCAACCCTTCGCTGATTTTAAACGCAGTTCAACAACCTGCTTATCAGCATCTTTTGGTGGAAACGATCAAGCAAAATCCAAAAGCGAACGCAGCTGAGCTCAATGATGCTTTGCTGGTCGCTTTTGGTAAGGCAATTTTAGACATCGTTCCTGGCCGTGTTTCAACCGAAATTGATGCACGTTTATCCTTTGATACACAAGCCAGCATCGAACGAGCACGCCAAATTATCCAGCTATACGAACAAGCTGGCATTGATCGTCAACGTGTGTTGATTAAACTGGCTTCTACATGGGAAGGCATCCAGGCCGCCAAACAATTACAAAGCGAAGGCATCCAGTGTAACTTAACCTTGCTCTTTTGCTTAGCCCAAGCGGTGGCTTGTGCACAATCTAAAGTAACCCTGATCTCACCTTTTGTAGGTCGCATTTATGATTGGTACAAAAAAGAGGCGGGTGCAGCATGGGACGAAGCCGCCAATGCAGGGGTTAATGATCCCGGCGTACAGTCCGTGCGCCAAATTTATAATTATTTTAAAACCTATGATTTAAAGACCGAAATCATGGGGGCTAGCTTTAGAAATGCTGGTCAGATTTTGGCCTTGGCGGGTTGTGATTTACTGACGATCAGCCCTGCTTTATTAAATGAGCTCTCTACTCAGTCTGGGACAGTAACTGCCCATTTGGATGCGCAAACAGCTAAATCACAAGCCCCAGAATGGCAAGCCAGCAACGAGGTTGCCTTTCGCACAGACCTTAATGCCAATGCCATGGCAACAGAAAAACTAGCCGAAGGTATCCGTTTATTTATTCGTGATGCTGTGGCTCTGGACAAGGTCATTGCCCAGGCCAAAGAACAAGCATAG
- the recR gene encoding recombination mediator RecR: MTNPVLPEPAPLRELIDAFKRLPGVGERTARRMAYHLLQHDVAGAKDLSLALDHAATSLLHCQRCNSFSETEICITCANPQRDTGLLCIVETPADQNMIEASHSYNGLYYVLMGRLAPLEGVGPKDLQFQRIANRASEAQVREVILATNFTAEGETTAHHLGEYLRTQGVKLTRLARGVPAGSELEYVDASTIAWALMERKTT; this comes from the coding sequence ATGACAAATCCGGTATTACCTGAGCCAGCGCCGCTGCGCGAGTTAATTGATGCGTTCAAACGCCTGCCTGGTGTGGGCGAACGCACGGCACGGCGTATGGCTTATCATTTGTTACAGCATGATGTGGCAGGGGCCAAAGACCTTAGTCTGGCTTTGGACCATGCTGCCACGAGTCTTTTACATTGCCAGCGTTGCAATAGCTTTAGCGAAACTGAAATCTGTATCACGTGTGCTAACCCGCAGCGGGATACGGGCTTGTTGTGTATCGTAGAAACACCGGCAGATCAGAATATGATCGAAGCCAGTCATAGCTACAATGGGTTGTACTATGTGTTGATGGGACGCTTAGCCCCACTAGAGGGCGTAGGCCCCAAAGATTTGCAGTTTCAGCGTATCGCTAACCGCGCCTCCGAGGCGCAGGTACGAGAGGTCATTTTGGCAACCAATTTTACAGCCGAAGGCGAGACCACCGCCCACCATTTAGGTGAATACCTGCGTACGCAAGGTGTCAAATTAACCCGCTTAGCCCGAGGGGTCCCTGCGGGCAGCGAGCTAGAATACGTGGATGCCAGCACCATTGCTTGGGCTTTGATGGAACGCAAAACCACGTAG
- a CDS encoding YbaB/EbfC family nucleoid-associated protein, protein MMKGQIAGLMRQAQQMQENMKKAQDELGNIEVEGASGGGLVKVTMTCRNDVRRITIDPSLLEDDKDMLEDLVAAAFNDALRKAESTSQEKMSAITAGLPLPPGMSFPF, encoded by the coding sequence ATGATGAAAGGTCAAATCGCGGGCTTGATGCGTCAAGCTCAGCAAATGCAAGAAAACATGAAAAAAGCCCAAGACGAGTTGGGTAATATCGAGGTTGAGGGCGCGTCAGGAGGTGGCTTAGTTAAAGTCACGATGACATGTCGCAACGATGTACGCCGTATTACGATTGATCCGTCTTTGCTTGAGGACGATAAAGATATGCTAGAAGACTTAGTGGCGGCTGCTTTTAATGATGCACTACGCAAAGCAGAAAGCACATCACAAGAAAAAATGTCTGCTATTACAGCAGGCTTGCCATTGCCTCCTGGAATGTCATTTCCATTCTAA